Genomic DNA from Elgaria multicarinata webbii isolate HBS135686 ecotype San Diego chromosome 2, rElgMul1.1.pri, whole genome shotgun sequence:
CATGGAAGGCAGGCTGCACATAGTCAGCTTTATTATTCCAGGATGAAAAGCTCTGCCCTGTCAAAACAGCGCTCGCGGACTACCCTGGGAGTCAGGAGGGAAAGAGAGTGCCCTGCCCCCAACACTCACCATTTTCTGGAGAGTCTGGCGTTCAATCTCCAGGCCTTGCATCTGCCGGCGAAGCTCTGTCAACTCACTCTTGGACTCTTCCAGAGCTTGGGTGTTTATGGTGGCTTCTTGGGACATGGAGTCAAACTACAAAAGTGGGTGACAACAGTGTGGAGAAAAACGTTAGGGGGGTTAAGGGTGATCTCCATGCTCTCTCCCTACCATGTTCCCTGGTTCCCTCCGTTTCTCACCTTGGTTTTGTACCAGTTCTCTGCATCGGCATGGTTCTGCTCAGCCACTTTCTCATACTGGTTGCGGATGTCAGCAATAGTCTCACTCAGATGGTTCTTCTGTGGATTGTCCACCTGCACTGTGACGTCAGAGTTGGCGATCAGAGCATTGAGCGCCTCCACTTCCTGTAGGCAGCCAAAAAGGAGAGATTGCCTGTTGCGTCGTAGAGTAGGGGTGTTGGACCACAGGCCAAATCTGCCCCAGCTGGCATCTAAATCTGGCCCTTAAGGGTTCCTCAGGTGGCTCTGCGCCTTCACCtggcccttcccttcccccctccccgactgCCAATCATTTCGAGTGGTTTTCTGGGTTTTGCATGGTATTTTTCCCACTAAAggtttgaaatgcttctcctaaggcttaggtactGCCAGTAAGTgatttaagctaaagtatgctggtacttttggccctgcccctttgcctttggccgcACCTACCACTGCATTGTGGCCTCCAAGAATTTCcctgaaatggaatctggcccttgggctcAAAGAGGTTAACACCTTCTGTTTGTAGTGGTTAAGATAGCTTCCCATTAAGCCTCTGGCATAATCCCTTAGTCCCATACTCCCACTGTAACTGAACCTAAGTATACGCATATTTCATCAGTgcctccctttcctctctcctcaAATTTCAGATTGTAAGCAACTTGGGGCAAGGAAGCCATCCTCTTTTATTTGATAAAAATGCCATGTGTGTTGATGTTGCTAGAGAAGGTGCTGGATAAAGGAGAGTCAGATAGAAGTTCTCAGGTAGGCACGGGGCACCACCTTGTTTTGTGTTGACAGAAATCGATCAGCTGGATGAAAGCTAAAGGGCCATGTGGCCCAGTATCAGATAAGCTAAAGGTCCATGTGGCCCATGTTCAGATAAGCATGAACAGACGGTACCTACAAATCTGACTTGCCACACTCAGGCAGTATGGCAGTCTTCCTTGTGCCATCTACAACTTTCTAGGAGCAATCTCCTTCCTTTTAGAAAGTCAGTTTTCAGCCCTCATGggaattaaggggagacatgaagagacatgtctacttagaaaaaCCCTCAGGCACCAGGAAGGATCTGAATGGAACAGCCACAAATAGAATAAGTTAATAGAGGTCTGTGCAttttctgccaccccaccccatccccataaTTCCAGATCCTGTGACCAGAAAATGTTAAGATCAACAATCAAGTCAAGGCTGCAAACGTATTTACCATCTTTCCCCAATGTAGCAGCCTTTAGATTTATTGGACTACAAGtcttatcatccccagccagctgttctcCAACCATTTTGGAAGGAGCCATGTTGGGGATGGCTAGTATACACACTGATGTGAGAGTAAGTTCTTTTCAATTCAATAGGACTTCTAAACAAacgtaggattgcactgcaaattatCAACAGAAGGGAATGAGAGGGGCAGTCCTACAGTTGGGGTTAGGatagccatgtgtcctgcttgtatagaggactgttctgtatttgaagggccatcagaggacagttctctatttgaaggtatcttcTATtggaaggactgtccagtccaagtctagtttaaagagtttttaaaaagcatacaaaggGAGAACGGGCCTTGAAGTCTCCCATCAACAGTTAACGAAATCCCAAAGCCTGCAGCAGAAAAGAGATTTGCGTGCTTGAACAATGCTCCTGCGTAATATGAGAAAACGGCACGAACTCGAACATTCCCACAGTGTGTTTCCTTCATGGGTGCCTGTTACCTCCTTGTGGCTTTTGCGTAAGTGAGCCAGTTCCTCTCTGAAGGACTCCAGGTCCCCTTCCAGCTTCAAACGTAGGAAGTTGGTGTCATCTATCATTTTGCGCAACCCATGGGTGTCCTTCTGCACACTGTCACATACAGCCTGCTCTGCTTCCAGCCTAGAAAAAGGGAAGGAGAGTAAAATTGGAAGACGAGGATCCAGGGCTAAAACGTGCGTTCTTGGAAAGGAGCGCTCAGGACTCAGAGTTGATTCTCTGGgatcatctacacctgcagccctttggggagtggggagggacgatcacggagttttccacttctggggccacatgccagtgagTTGTCCCGAAAGTAAAGAGGGACTGTCTGGGTTGACTTTTttttctccaaaacagaggagacATCTGCGTAATTGTGCAATTGcatgggcacaatcctgtgtgAAGGtgatattttatatcatgcttttatactgtttgttttatactttgaatggttttaagttttgtgaactgcccagagagcttcggctattgggtggtataacaatgcaataaataaataaatttctcccatatcaacctgcccattTATTGAGATTTACATGTAAAGGCCTCCTAGTAGGCCTGTCAACTGCCCATGTCCATTTGACGGCAACCAGGGCTGAGGGACTTTTCggttgtggcaccctgccttTGGAATTCACTTCCGCTTGCAATATGGCAGGTGCCAACCCTGATGATGCTTCTGCACCAGTTAAAAGTTCAATTGTTTAACCAagcatttgctgattttaatgtCTAGCTTAGTGAGACTTTTTGGTTTTATTGTGGATTTGTATTTCAGTTCCATTCTTGTTTTGATGAATTTTGTACCCCACCTCTGAATTTGTTTATGAAGAGTGGTAtatcactatttttttaaaaaaaattaaagttaagTGAAAATCAACACTTGGAGATATTTGAGCAATCAAGTACTGGAAATGAAAAGAAGCCagtctttttaaaattagaattagaattagTCATGGCTTGCCAGTTATGTTCTCATTAGTGGTTTCTTCCTTTGCAATCCCATAACTAAAGCATTTGTCTGCATGATGACTATTAAAATATGAGTTTGGTTAGTTCAGTTGATGTCCAGCTTTCTGGAGCAATTGCCATAACCCCATTGGATAAAAGGCTTATGACACTTGCCTTCAAATTCCAGATCAGCCCTAGCATCACTGTACGGCCTTGGGAGGAATGCCAGTCACTTTCAAAGTTCTCCCTTTCAAAAATGGGAATAGTCAATTACTTATCTCCAGGTTTCTTCATGAGAATGACTCAAAGTTCTGACTTCATACATTCATTCTACATTGTGTTTCCGTACCATACAAATATAGGGTTGGATATTTGCCAGAGAGTTCAGCAGCCTGAGAAACACAATTTTTGATTACAGTACAGTTTCTAGCCCTAAAGATGTGTTTGTTATGCATTAGGCAATCTCATAAACTAGATACGGATTAAGATATTCAGTGGCCAGTGGCCCAATGAGGGATTTGCATATCTGAAAAAGCAATGCAAATTTGCAATGTTTACAAAGGTCAAAGAATTCTGCTTTTCTTGTAGAGTGtgcctgtatgtttttaatgCAGTATATTCACAAGCTGGACTATAAATTGAATATTTTCTATGCCAGATCTTGACATCTATTAAACATTTCAGTTAATGAAATTGCAACATTTCAGGATGCTGAATAAACTGTTTAATTTTGCGGCAACATCAGATCTCCAATTTGTTGAATCATCCCCATTTCAAAGTTCAGATGTTGGAAATACATTGTGTGTTTTCAGTTGCTCCTCCATACTGAAATTAGTTTTGCTACAAAAGTTTCAACCAAGTTCTATTTAGTGAGCATGTGAGTTTGTGTGTTTAAGCATTAAACCAGTGTTGCTTGGTGTTGTACCCAAAGAAAATATACATGCTTtttcctaaaaaaataaaataaaaaagcatatcTGAATTTTTATATAAGTAATTAAAGTGCAGCAGAGGTCTTAGAGTAGGAGGGTGAGAACGGAGGAACAGACAGAGAGTTATGCCTCTGGCACAAAGGGTCTACCTGCATTtatccattttattatttatttattaaatttctatcccacctttctcccaGAAAAGGCACTCAACGAGGCCAACAATAGTAGCattcaaataaaaatagaaatgcaatttaaGCACATcaataaaaagcaacaacaacacccaaccaattaaaaaaacacccttcaacAGCAACCCAGATTAAATGCCAGAGAactgtctgaataaaaatgcctttgcctgcCTGTAGAAGGACATCAGAGAGGAAGCTAGCCTAGTCTCCCCAATGGCATGGATGTCTTTTACAAACAATGCaaacatgaggactagaaacatgaaTGAATGGATCAACCAGTAGTGAAATCCTCTGGAATCTAAGTTTTGATCCAAATATTAAAATCAGTGCAAAAACTTCAGAAAGTGAACAAGCCTGATAAAACTCTTCCTCAAAAAGTAACATACGCCGGACATGTAATAGCCAGTTAACACTGAGGAGTGTTAAATTAATTGCATAGTATGTGAGCATGCTTCAGTTTGAACCTGTGAGAAAAAACCAATGTTAAAGGGATCCTGAGTTTAGTTTTTAAGCCTTCTTTGGCATACAGAATGGGAATTATTTTCCCACcccagacaatggaaccagttacctagggaggttgtggcctctcccacactagaggcattcaagaggcagctggacaaccatctgtcagggatgctttagggtggattccatcATTGAAcgagggggggggttggactcgatggccttataggccccttccaactctacttttctatgattctttgattctgtgaGATGTCTTCTTACATTTAAGTGTCTGAGGTAGGATAATTCACTGACACTGCAGGGAAGCCTTTATAGTGCAGCCTCCACCAGAGCTGGAAGCAAAACAACTTACTTATGGTTGTAGTCATCCGCTGCTAGTCTGGCATTATCAATTTGCAGAAGCAGCCTGACATTCTCCATGTTGAGATCTTCGACCTATCATGGAAAAGACATTTGTGTATCAGTCATGTGTGTACAATGCAAAACTTAGTCCCACTGTGTTCCATAGGACTTACTCCGAAGGAAGTAAcgaaaggatgcaatcctatgcaggtttggaCAGGAACAAAGTTCTACAAcacctagcattccccagccaacatggctggctggagaatgctgggatttgtaggactttgttcctgtctaaacatgcataagattatgccTTTAAACTGAAAAGCTTAAAAACTGTGGACAATCAAGGTTATAAATTGCCTGGGAAGCCTCCGCAGCTGGAAAAGACTCCCAGCTGCATAAGTTACCTCAGGAGGAACAATATGACCTTGAGGGCACAGCTAAACAGGCGACCCCTCAGTCTCCCTGTAGCTGCTTGGGGTGTAGTGAGCCCAGAGCTTACAGGAATGCAGCACTGGCACCTTgtcattagcagggatgctgaactCATCTTACAACTCTCCCTGTTCTTATAACTCATCTTacaattccctgttccctcagaACTCAGCTGCAACTTGCACAGtagcagggcagggagggggttaaCTTTTCCACCAACaacatattgttccctgttgtaatgcaaaatattttgctggggcttggtcttgaatgatcaaataagacccattagctttacaaaagatctgctcctggtggagggGGAAACCTGCTAGAACGGGTTTCTTGGCTGGATCAACCCAGCTGCCTGCCTTTCTGAACTCTCCTCATGCCCTACAGGGACTGTAATGTCGGGTGCCTGCGcttcaagttttttgttttgtttttcagaaaaTGAAATACAAGATATAGAGCTTGATTTAATTGATTGTCATGACTTTGCCCTTTCATACTATCCCTTACATTCTGGtgtctctgatttcagtggggttgcaaatctactccgggtttcagttcgaactctaaaggagttttccaaggtgctgaaccctatctccaaaccagattcagcaccctggatagctcctttagctggttctgactgaaactcaagagtggatttacagccacACCAAGGAGACACCAGACTCCATTAATACTACCTCATCAATTCCATCTTCCCAATTCCTGTTGGAACCAGCCAGTCCTTGGAACTGAACAATGGGTTGCAGATTCAGTAATAACCTAAAATATTTGCATAGCAAACCAATATATTTGTTTCAACTGATGGGTTCTCTGAGATACTGTATTGGATTACTGCAAAATAAAAGCTAGGATTCGGAACTAATGGCTGCACTGTTTGTTCTGTACTGACCAATGAGGGCCATTTATGAGATGCCATCAGGTTGATGAGTAACTTGCTGGGAATGACATTCTGAATGACTCTGAGCATTTATGTCAGTGTTCTTGTTCAATCATATAGTACATCAATAagctttccccacacacacagctgAAAGCAACTCAGTTGGATCATGTTCCATGGGGCACTAAATCAAACATGCCGTTCTAGGTGGCCAAACTTGAAACACCAGCCTTGTAGCAAAAAATAAgcaatctattttaaaatgtacttgtGTCAGCAAAGCATTTTAGACCTGTTGGCTGAATGTTGGCACAGAATGTTGCCCATGAACATTCCAACACCACAGGCAACAAAGATGTCTGCAATCTAGTTTCTGTAAGGGGAGGGAAAGTCAATAGTTTAGCTGGGATTAAAATCTTTCACAGGCCTTAGGAAGAGGAATTTTGTGTGGCAGGTAGGCTGAGAACTGGGAAAAGGCCTCAGAAAGTGGGTAAAGTAAGGGCAGAAAGCCCAAAGACAAAGTGGCTGAAGGAAGGGTACAGAGTAGGCAATAAATGAGAAAAAGGAAGCTGAAGaaacagagccagccctaccattagacagagtgaggtgcCCACCTCAGGCAGGGGATGCTGTGGGGCAAAGGGCAGTGGCAAGGTGttaagaggacagagctgtgtgtgccatgcgGCCTGCCATTAGCCAGGCGTGATGGAGGATACTGccctgttgccagtgttgaactaagattcagctgccagtctggtAAGAACCTGGAATAGGGTGGGGGAGATCTTGTGGGagacaatgggctggatccagattcagACACCAGTAGAGtagaccaactgaaatcaatgggacttaagttagctaTGACCAAtaagtccccttgatttcaattGTCTACTCTAAGGGTGACTGAGTCTAGATCAAATCCTGAtgaaacacctctcccaacatgaactgaCCCATGCAGTACACTATCCCAGCATGAACCAAAACTTTCACTACTGACCCAAACACTAcactctcctggcatgaactAACCCATACATTACACTTTGCATCCAAGGCCTTCCTCCAGGAGCCCCCTCCAAGGGAGGcccagagggtggcaacaagatagagggccttctcagtggtggcccctcatttatggaatgatttctctgacaaggcccacctagtgccaacattaccgtcttttcagcaccagattattattattattattatttatttatttatatagcaccatcaatgtacatggtgcaggcatttggcaacatatAACAAATCTTTTGATCAGGTCTTGGTTCATGGTTTTAAATCGTCTTGCTGTGTATGCTGTTTTCCTTAGGTGAATGATTTTATAtgttgtataatgtattttaataggggtttttatttttgtgaaccacccagagagctttgtctatgggggaGCATGAGAAATgtaatggatgaatgaatgaaatccaaTATTTGTCTGGAAAGTGGAGCAAACTTTTACAAATCTTTATTTTCATCCAATCAAGTGTTCTCCAGGTAGAATGGCTACTTTGGACTAATAATAAGAGGCTCATGAACTGTGGGTCACTAATTAGCTTTGGCAAACTCCATATATGATTGAAAACATGCCAGGAAGTAATCTTGCCAGGTTAGATGCTACATATCTGAAAACCAGCTGAGCAGAAATGCATACCCCACCAGGTGGGCAAGCAGGTAACCCAGGGATATCAATATACAGACCGCACCCACCAAGGCAAGGGTTTGGATTTCCATCAGCCACCTCTTAAATAGGAGTCTGCAGCAGAAAAACCATTAGAGCTTCGAGGTTAATCCAGATGTACTTTATTTGAGGAGGGGCAGTTGTTTCAAAGGGGAGGATTATGTGGTTTTGCAAGCAAGTTTTTGCTGCCCTAGAATTTGGGTGTGTCCTGCCCCCTTTGCTCATTGTTTGGACAGGCAAACAAACTGTACAAGGAAGAAGTCCATCTGGAAGGGAATTGTTTGTTCACAGACAACAAAtaatggaagggggaaatagcTGGTGTTTCCTTAACTAGGCTCTGTTTATAAAGCTGTCCAGAGAAAGGAAGGACATCACAAAGTCACCTGagcatggggaaggggaaggtgCTGGGTTTATTTGCTTTCTGAGGGAGCAGAGAAGACTTTTAATCTCATCCACTTCCCTGCGCCCTCAGTCATTGCCCTGTTATTTCCCCCTAAAAAGGATACAGGTGGCATCACTATTCCAGATCACCTTTTGAGTGTTTGCTCATCAGAAACTATCTCTCCACTCATCCAGCCTGCCTAGATAAAAGACACGGGAAGACAGCTGTGGTCATGCAACAGTCCAGAATGCATCTGTGTCTGGTACAAGTGAGGAAACCAGCATGAGAATAAAAGTTGCTCAGACAGCCCAAGCAGtcagtgctggcttcaggttttggaAGGCCCTCGGCCAAGACACCTGCAAGGGGCTCCCTGGTTTATTGAGTCTTCTTTCTCACTGCTGTTGTCACCCGCTGTTACTGCTCCTGATCCTCTTCCTCCTTATTGCTGCCACTTACTTGCCTGCTTGAAAGGTGATGAGACATTGCGTAAGTAAGCAGTGGCAACTCCTGCTTCGTCTTCTTACCACCGCTGTTGTCTGGCGTGAGgccggtgaacaagcaggttgcaatggtgaagagcagcagcaactccaggggctcttgtcagtgggcccctgctggaggtGCGGGCTATCGGCAGATaaccaatcatgcctaccctagACCCTGGCCTTGCAAGCGGGTGAGATCAgggatgcttccagacgaggcttcgGTTGTGCGCTCACACTACtaaattcacagaattttactgtttgggtgggtgggtgtccagcTGATGTCTTCTTTAGTTTGTAACCTTTCCCTGTTTTCACActgtctttgctttcttttttcttaccaggaaaaaaaatccagtaaGGAAGACgagatggaatagttgcacaatgcctatTGACTGTTAACACGATCTGGAAACAACCAAGAGATCCAGGAGACAAATTCTTTTTCCACCAGCTTTTGAAAGCCCAGCTACGTTAAAGAAAGAATACCCAAGATGCCCTgtatcaagggtgggcaacttgtggccctccagctgttttggcccacacctcccatcatcccattAATGCAAAGGAacacaggaatctgccttatacagagtccaaccattggtccacctaccctgatattgctgacactgactggcagtggctctctggggtttcaggcaagtGTTTCTCTAGCCCTACCTAGAGCTGACAAGGGtcaaactaggcaccttctgcatgtgaagcaggtgctctcccactgaaaCACGGTCCTtccaccattggctaggctggttagggctgatgagagttgtggccctccagatgtttagacttACAAATTTCCTACCCCTGCCCTataaatattgttttgttttgtttatttgtttatttattacatttctataccacccaatagccggagctctctgggcggttcacaaaaattaaaaacattcaaagtataaaacaacagtatatttatatcctaggcaggatctacactactgcttataacggtttataatggttatgactataaagcagaagtgtagatcctgccaaggcaGCTCTTCAACATTCAGCCTGTCATTTTTCAGACTTTGGAGCCAAACTAGACTTGACACTGAATGTATAATTGGAGAAGTATGTTTGGGGTTTTAATTAATAGCAGGCCTGAAAATGGAAATTATTTTGATCCAGATCATAGTGCACAGGGAGGAGAGGTTTAATGTTTCCCTCTGCAGCCATGATCCTGACCACTCATGCTGCTATTAGCCACCCTCCAAAACGTGGCATGGCTATAATAGGAGGGGGAGCAATTTTTATCAGGATCCCaactggggagggaaggattaaacttcTACCTGCGCACTGTGATACTGATAAAATTGGGGGAGGGCACCTATTAATAGAAAATGTTGAACCCCAATGTGCTTCCCAGTGATGCTGTTAGtctcatgtctagtttggccctctcGCGCATATCTCTCAGCCTCAGAATGGTAAACCCAAGCAATTGCTTTgaactgtcacacacacacacacctgacttttaaaaacatccttccccaacctgcctccCTCCACATGTTtcaggctacaattcccatcacccccagcattcctgagcattggccatagtggccagagctgatggggtgggtccaaaacacctggaggacaccaggttgtggaaagatGAACAGCTGCTGACTGTCTTCCTTAGAGCAGCTCATCTCCTCTCCCCATATCTCTCCTCCATCAACTTCCTGACCAACTGATCAGTGCAAAATCCTACAATGTGCCCCCTTGCCCACTGACTCCCAGCTCCTGGTTCCTTTCACCAACACCTTCACCTTCCTCTCATACCTGTTGATCTCTTGCTTCCCCTGTCACCTAGCTCACTTGCCAAACACAGCTGCATTTCTCACGCCTGTGCAGCTCAACACTATGAAGGCTTAGGTAGAAGTCCCTCCAGGTTGTTCAACTGAGCATATTGCCAAGTGTTGGTGGGTTCACTGGAGTGTTGTGGCCTTACTTGCTGTGGCTTTGCTTCGATACTACATTCAGCTTGTGGCACAATTGGTCCTGGCTTATATGAATTAATTTGTGAAGGATAATATGTACAAGATCCTACCTGGAAATTATGTTGGACTTTCAGGTCCAATTCATCCTCTTGCTGAGCCCAGCTGCTAAGGAGTGTCCTCCTTTTGCACTTGTTCCAATTCACATCACGTCCCTGTCTGCCTTTTGCCCACCCTCATGCTATGGCTTTGCTCAGGTCTTTCATCCCTCCACTTTCACCCATGCTTTCCACCCATCCAGTGGTGCAGTTGGGTCGTTTTAGATCCTGGACCTACTGGACTTATAGGGGACACCTTGAAATGGCCATGcatattatttcagttgtgaagcagtctgccaacatttctttccccacccactttCAACTACTATTCCATGCTTTATAACTGCTTCCATATTCCTGATCTGTTAgagaaaatcagttttaaaaaccagtaacaataAAGCTAAAGCAGCTCCCCACCAAGGAAAAGGAGCAGATTAAGCAGCTCAGAATTCACTAAccctggttttttgttttaaaccactctgagcacgtgcagtttTGCATCTTAAGCGCCCTTCATAGCACTGTCATGACGACAGAAAtagaatggaatttgcttctgcagCTCCCGCTCTCCGGGTGGTCCTAGCTGCGCCCATTCCCACTTGCTGCGCCCTCTCACCTGCTTGCGCAGCTCCGCTAAGGGCCGCTCGCAGGCTTCCCAATCTTTATGGCCGCCTGCCCCAGCCCTGCGCGCCCGGATGGCGGCGATCTCTTCCTCCAGGGCTCGGTTGGCCGCCTCCAGCCCCCGCACCCGCTGCAGGTAGCCGGCCAGTCGCTCGTTCAAGCCCTGCagcgcctcctgctgccggcccGGGCCCAGCAAGATGGGAATCCCATCTGCGCTAGCTCGAGACGCCGGGAGCGCCGCGTGCAGTCGAGACAACGAGAACCAGGAGTCTGACCCGCTGGAGTTGCCGCGCACGGAGCCAGCCGAGGAGCCGGCGAAGACGCGCGCCGAGCCCGACAGGGAGCCACTGCGGGGTcgagaaaaggaaaaagccatCACGCCACCTGGCCCGCTTGGTACCGACTGCCCGCTTATATCTATCTGGGTTCTCGTTTGCATGTCCAGGTAAGAGGCTATCCAATGGGAAAGATCCTGGGCTTCCCATTGGCCGAGTCGCAACCGCGAATTCTCTTAATTTGCATGCAGGGAGAGAGGCCGGCCAATGAAAGAGCGCTCACGTTGGCACACGCCTCTTTTGTTTGCCCGAGAATGGGATTCTTTCCCTCAAACTTAAACAAGTAGTAGTCTCAACTTCCCGGCCATTGACTTGAACCACGTATTATTctcacgttaaaaaaaaaaaaagcaagacatatatatgaaagaaagccagtggaggctggtggctccaatttcggtgggaatgtgaatccatcctgagtttaagtcagaaccaatcagaactctaaaggaggtatccaaagtgcggaaccctatccccaaaatgggttccgcaccttggatagctgctttagagttctggctggttctgactcaaactCGTTGGGTTTCACAACCCCAacgaaataggagccaccagcctccactgaagaaaGCCAACCAGAAGGACTTTCGCCGGGTCTCGACATTGCCTTATGAACGAATACTGAGGATCAGAGTCAAAGCCGGAGGGGAGCTATGCAAATAGCCAGGAGCTCGTCTATGCACTCAGCCGGCCATTGGACAAGGGCGGGGTTGTAGGGGCAGGGCTATGCAAATAAGTTCGAAAGGTGCTAGGGGGGAAT
This window encodes:
- the LOC134393297 gene encoding keratin, type I cytoskeletal 18-like, with translation MAFSFSRPRSGSLSGSARVFAGSSAGSVRGNSSGSDSWFSLSRLHAALPASRASADGIPILLGPGRQQEALQGLNERLAGYLQRVRGLEAANRALEEEIAAIRARRAGAGGHKDWEACERPLAELRKQVEDLNMENVRLLLQIDNARLAADDYNHKLEAEQAVCDSVQKDTHGLRKMIDDTNFLRLKLEGDLESFREELAHLRKSHKEEVEALNALIANSDVTVQVDNPQKNHLSETIADIRNQYEKVAEQNHADAENWYKTKFDSMSQEATINTQALEESKSELTELRRQMQGLEIERQTLQKMVDTLENTLKSTGAHYRNEMANLNRVIAKLQEDLAACRADLERQARDYEALLDIKTKLENEIEHYRNLIEGATIRGELLSSGKADTRRQTIKKVVVTTQEIVDGQVVAQKSEEVIH